A genomic segment from Agrobacterium vitis encodes:
- a CDS encoding DUF882 domain-containing protein: MIWANISKLFLTALVLMTIAFSALYATTGSAAAETRSLKILFVHTGEKQEITFKRNGRYDPKGLQQLNNIVRDWRRNEATKMDPRLFDLVWSVYQKAGASGYIYVVSGYRSPATNAMLRSRSSGVAKESQHMNGTAMDFFIPGVPLKNLRDIGMKFQAGGVGYYPNSGSPFVHMDVAGVRSWPRVPRSELVRMFPDGKTLHIPADGKPLPGYQVAMEEYKKRLGSEQILMADNKSSPRGRPRNLMAMLFGSGDEDEGDEDSAPAAPVRASAPAATPRPAELTNPTPTSPMPVAVASAAPDIAAPVPQSRPSLRQGDDSLAVALYSPGGRNAAEDALQKVAGNPSGDASAQQNGYEDLAAYKVPVPTLLGPRGMKGDAEPVMTASLGSPDDSNPIAQHIPVPAGRPALADAMAATLPQQRPQMSDEPSTVEEAMLSPAAAEALQQSQDGAPLKTVVIPRDRPTPSVAPTVAEVRPAAPVERPQPVAAPAVQPKAVAVLTQGPLPAQGVTQPPAQAKAQQQQVASLAQPSRAKPSAGQFGDVFDQPKSASRAGEASLPVKGGRPGPSEADAASRGLTGGTELTRTMISQWAMNKNRIEPSENSVPNKAGRGGRVVTQAITAPVEASQTGFTPGAQAIDPGRFGAVR; this comes from the coding sequence ATGATTTGGGCGAACATATCCAAGCTGTTTCTGACGGCTCTGGTCCTGATGACGATCGCCTTTTCCGCCCTCTATGCTACGACCGGTTCTGCTGCTGCGGAAACGCGCTCGCTGAAAATTCTCTTTGTCCATACCGGCGAGAAGCAGGAAATCACCTTCAAGCGCAATGGCCGCTATGATCCCAAGGGCTTGCAGCAGCTCAATAATATTGTGCGCGATTGGCGTCGCAACGAAGCGACCAAGATGGACCCGCGCCTGTTCGACCTCGTCTGGTCGGTCTATCAAAAGGCGGGCGCCAGCGGTTATATCTATGTCGTTTCCGGTTATCGCTCACCGGCCACCAATGCCATGTTGCGTTCGCGCTCTTCCGGCGTTGCCAAGGAAAGCCAGCACATGAATGGCACTGCCATGGATTTCTTCATCCCTGGCGTGCCGCTGAAAAACCTGCGCGATATCGGCATGAAATTCCAGGCGGGCGGCGTGGGCTATTATCCCAATTCCGGCTCGCCTTTCGTGCATATGGATGTGGCGGGCGTCCGCTCCTGGCCGCGCGTTCCGCGCAGCGAACTGGTGCGCATGTTCCCTGATGGCAAGACCCTGCATATTCCCGCCGATGGCAAGCCGCTTCCCGGCTACCAGGTAGCGATGGAGGAATATAAGAAACGCCTGGGGTCTGAACAAATATTGATGGCGGATAATAAATCTTCGCCGCGCGGCAGGCCGCGAAATCTGATGGCCATGCTGTTTGGCAGCGGTGATGAGGACGAGGGCGACGAAGATTCAGCCCCAGCCGCACCGGTGCGGGCATCGGCTCCTGCCGCTACGCCAAGGCCTGCCGAGCTGACCAATCCAACGCCGACCAGTCCGATGCCTGTGGCTGTGGCCTCCGCAGCGCCTGATATCGCGGCTCCCGTTCCGCAATCGCGTCCCTCCCTGCGCCAGGGTGACGATAGTCTGGCTGTGGCGCTTTATTCTCCTGGCGGGCGCAATGCTGCCGAGGATGCTCTGCAGAAAGTCGCGGGCAATCCGTCGGGTGACGCTTCCGCGCAGCAAAACGGCTATGAAGATCTGGCCGCCTACAAGGTCCCCGTGCCGACCCTGCTCGGGCCACGTGGTATGAAGGGTGACGCCGAGCCTGTGATGACCGCGTCGCTTGGATCGCCTGATGATAGTAACCCTATTGCCCAGCATATTCCGGTGCCAGCTGGCCGTCCGGCGCTTGCCGATGCCATGGCGGCAACTCTGCCGCAACAGCGTCCACAGATGAGCGACGAGCCGTCCACGGTCGAAGAAGCCATGCTTTCTCCGGCAGCCGCCGAGGCGCTGCAACAGAGCCAGGATGGCGCGCCGCTGAAGACCGTGGTGATCCCGCGTGACCGGCCAACGCCTTCTGTTGCTCCCACCGTTGCCGAAGTTCGGCCTGCGGCTCCCGTCGAGAGACCTCAGCCTGTAGCGGCCCCGGCAGTGCAGCCGAAAGCCGTCGCCGTTCTCACGCAGGGACCACTTCCGGCTCAGGGCGTGACCCAGCCGCCAGCTCAAGCTAAGGCACAGCAGCAACAGGTGGCCTCGCTTGCGCAACCCTCCCGCGCCAAGCCGAGTGCGGGTCAGTTTGGCGATGTTTTTGACCAGCCCAAATCGGCAAGCCGTGCCGGTGAAGCTTCGCTTCCCGTCAAGGGCGGACGCCCTGGACCGAGTGAAGCGGATGCGGCCAGCCGTGGCCTGACCGGCGGGACTGAGTTGACACGCACGATGATTTCGCAATGGGCGATGAACAAGAACCGGATCGAGCCCTCGGAAAATTCCGTCCCCAATAAAGCCGGCCGTGGCGGTCGTGTCGTGACCCAGGCCATCACGGCACCGGTCGAGGCATCGCAGACCGGCTTTACTCCCGGGGCCCAGGCCATCGATCCAGGCCGCTTCGGCGCGGTTCGGTAA